A portion of the Halodesulfovibrio sp. MK-HDV genome contains these proteins:
- a CDS encoding metallophosphoesterase produces MKTLTKYSVESSAQLMEMDLLNIEAAVEDISDAELACLLRTGERGASLKRSLRHGEVVLLSESPVVPLILKEGNCYVRNTKATDHCIDNIWIELTKRFLFLAEREIKNIISRISSFEFDEDIDLEEYKSEQTVKDVVDYCRKITIEDHTSSYLLKYGDRYNGLPFQLLLENDDMIEKGKVANSLFRTHSYPRSENRKFLLLPDEGKSSPSSTEAFGTNNSIKFPTTKASLHGKAVTVYPPKDGDVDIRLARLPFDGAIVIPSLACPVLVNPSQKAPARLLLALDNKFETIINQDPGKEKVGAVVLGGKHSVMAVLQHITVQEMAEKTKLEVSEPLFKKYVDGIEHVQVRLLDKLSGKRQFVSNGDGEAWCVIRDTSATEFQKAGLTCLVEVCISSKGFKGTKLAEEGLHDLGWLSCTKEGFDHYKAHDRQGRKDNPADVEQVFHEPQDTLQKKWLDKIDKGKKGRYQFDDLENVSRASLREPNNPDAGFASTNETPIIQRHPVYVRTKKYLNPGQLSDVHVSSRQNLFLRSKAQVIPGASEEDSPFIGDMVGNNFLALKDLMDQMGDKDGLGAEKKIDLLVITGDLIDHCVNLDPEKSQATNTGGIWRDVDLDLVKNDHELYPKYIDDTAVYGLFEYFMVKYQKPIILVSGNHEAYGIPYGISPRIGKKTLNIDVKKANPGIPADHNLTIYEACLMYGPTYGDIVENNNFDKSNLSWFYQVFSPVSDMIIPFNDQIFLGLEWGDDEEYLEPFIHRGGSLPRSPESCNAEQLSLIQQAAKNQQGINILLSHFTFVNYATDIPVTEEKVIDIDNVYFNELQIIDMGLGYDEVERAPYGDETHADEGSFYKRRKIVFEDHIKKGHFKYCLAGHSHRAGLYYIKGEPTGDTWTVAGVVPGDDQPSEIEDLSPNATRIVVSGSSGPVSKQNFDNELAGQGMSPPQGLWIDVENDKIDLVKCSLQESKPRFAVAAEYMKRIKTKELFRDFYIVMGEPPLNTIREGYQIVVLHKESSIVFGKEFPKAAVKEIKLHKIEKETLAYLGSCSVKIVDGVVASSGSAANFLATSVHEIDDDEVIFYASLHFTENSLDNKIFNDYSFDVPLCLPMKIIQRLVEKYARWDFSIGDEHPADTLVDLFKKVLPNEYAI; encoded by the coding sequence ATGAAAACGTTAACTAAATATTCTGTCGAGAGTAGTGCCCAATTGATGGAGATGGATCTACTGAATATAGAAGCGGCAGTAGAAGATATTTCTGATGCTGAACTGGCTTGCCTTCTCCGTACTGGCGAGAGAGGAGCAAGCTTAAAACGTTCATTGCGGCATGGCGAAGTTGTCTTGTTGTCTGAATCACCAGTAGTGCCTTTGATTTTGAAAGAAGGTAATTGTTATGTTCGGAATACAAAAGCAACAGACCATTGCATAGATAATATTTGGATAGAGCTTACTAAGCGTTTTTTGTTTTTGGCAGAACGGGAAATAAAAAATATAATTTCACGCATATCATCATTTGAATTTGATGAAGATATAGATCTAGAAGAATATAAGTCCGAACAGACTGTTAAAGATGTTGTTGATTACTGCCGTAAGATTACAATTGAAGACCATACAAGTAGTTATTTGCTTAAGTATGGTGACCGCTACAACGGGCTACCTTTTCAATTGTTATTAGAAAATGACGATATGATTGAAAAGGGTAAAGTTGCGAATAGTCTTTTCAGGACGCACAGTTATCCGAGAAGTGAAAATAGAAAATTCTTGCTTCTTCCTGATGAAGGGAAGTCGTCACCGTCGTCAACTGAAGCTTTTGGGACAAATAATAGCATTAAGTTTCCGACCACTAAGGCGTCTCTTCATGGGAAAGCGGTTACCGTGTATCCTCCAAAAGATGGAGATGTTGATATCAGATTAGCAAGGTTGCCATTTGATGGAGCGATAGTCATTCCTTCACTTGCTTGCCCAGTCCTTGTGAACCCGAGTCAGAAGGCTCCGGCTAGGCTGCTTTTGGCTTTGGATAACAAGTTTGAAACGATTATAAATCAAGATCCAGGGAAAGAAAAAGTGGGGGCAGTAGTTCTGGGTGGTAAACATTCTGTAATGGCTGTTCTTCAGCACATAACCGTGCAGGAAATGGCCGAGAAAACAAAACTAGAAGTCTCAGAACCACTCTTTAAGAAGTATGTTGATGGAATTGAGCATGTACAAGTGCGGCTCTTGGACAAACTTTCTGGGAAAAGACAGTTTGTTTCAAACGGTGACGGTGAAGCTTGGTGCGTTATTCGAGATACTAGTGCGACTGAGTTTCAAAAAGCTGGTTTAACTTGTTTGGTAGAAGTATGCATTAGTTCCAAAGGATTTAAAGGGACTAAGCTTGCTGAAGAGGGATTGCATGACCTAGGCTGGTTGAGCTGTACTAAAGAAGGTTTTGATCACTATAAGGCACATGATAGACAAGGAAGAAAGGATAATCCGGCAGATGTGGAACAGGTCTTCCATGAACCACAAGATACTCTACAGAAAAAATGGCTTGATAAAATTGATAAGGGGAAAAAAGGCCGTTATCAATTTGACGATTTAGAGAATGTATCCCGAGCAAGTTTACGTGAGCCTAATAATCCAGATGCAGGATTTGCAAGTACAAATGAAACGCCAATAATTCAACGTCATCCTGTTTATGTTCGTACTAAAAAGTATTTGAACCCTGGGCAATTATCCGATGTGCATGTTTCTTCTCGCCAAAATTTATTTTTAAGAAGCAAAGCACAGGTAATTCCAGGTGCAAGTGAAGAAGATTCACCATTTATCGGTGACATGGTGGGGAACAACTTCTTGGCGTTAAAAGACTTAATGGATCAGATGGGGGATAAAGATGGGCTTGGAGCTGAAAAGAAAATTGATTTGCTTGTAATTACAGGTGACCTTATCGACCATTGTGTGAACCTTGATCCAGAAAAGTCTCAAGCCACAAACACAGGTGGCATTTGGCGCGATGTTGATTTAGATTTAGTTAAGAATGATCATGAATTATATCCGAAATACATTGATGATACAGCGGTGTATGGTTTGTTCGAATATTTCATGGTTAAGTACCAAAAACCGATAATATTAGTATCTGGGAACCATGAAGCTTATGGAATTCCATATGGGATATCCCCACGTATTGGCAAAAAAACTCTTAACATAGATGTTAAAAAGGCAAATCCAGGCATTCCAGCTGATCATAACTTAACTATTTATGAAGCATGCTTAATGTATGGGCCTACGTATGGTGATATTGTCGAAAATAATAATTTTGATAAATCGAATTTATCATGGTTTTATCAAGTTTTTTCTCCTGTTAGCGATATGATTATCCCTTTTAATGACCAAATATTTCTTGGCTTAGAATGGGGTGATGATGAAGAATATCTTGAGCCTTTCATTCACCGTGGAGGAAGTCTTCCGCGTTCTCCCGAATCCTGTAATGCTGAGCAACTAAGCTTGATTCAGCAAGCGGCAAAAAATCAACAGGGGATAAATATTCTACTCAGTCATTTTACCTTTGTAAATTACGCCACGGATATTCCAGTAACAGAAGAGAAAGTAATTGATATCGATAATGTTTATTTTAATGAGCTTCAGATCATAGATATGGGGTTGGGATATGACGAAGTTGAACGAGCTCCTTACGGAGATGAAACCCACGCTGATGAAGGATCATTTTACAAACGGCGCAAGATTGTTTTTGAGGATCATATTAAAAAAGGGCACTTTAAGTATTGTCTCGCTGGGCATTCTCATCGTGCTGGATTATACTACATTAAAGGTGAACCTACAGGGGATACATGGACGGTTGCGGGAGTAGTTCCAGGGGATGATCAGCCTTCTGAAATTGAAGATTTGTCACCAAATGCTACGCGTATAGTTGTTTCTGGTAGTAGTGGTCCAGTATCTAAGCAAAATTTTGATAACGAACTGGCGGGACAGGGCATGTCTCCCCCGCAAGGTCTGTGGATTGATGTTGAGAATGATAAAATTGATCTTGTAAAGTGCTCATTGCAAGAGAGTAAGCCACGGTTTGCTGTGGCTGCGGAATATATGAAGCGTATAAAAACGAAAGAACTTTTTAGAGACTTTTATATTGTAATGGGAGAACCACCACTCAACACAATTCGTGAAGGCTATCAAATTGTTGTGTTGCATAAAGAATCTTCTATCGTCTTTGGAAAGGAATTTCCTAAGGCAGCTGTAAAAGAGATAAAACTGCATAAAATCGAAAAAGAAACTTTAGCATACCTTGGGAGTTGTTCAGTAAAAATTGTGGATGGTGTTGTGGCGTCAAGTGGTTCGGCAGCAAATTTCTTAGCTACATCTGTACATGAAATTGA